One window of Nicotiana tomentosiformis chromosome 11, ASM39032v3, whole genome shotgun sequence genomic DNA carries:
- the LOC138901421 gene encoding uncharacterized mitochondrial protein AtMg00860-like, with protein MIAKGCIYHIVRVRDVDAEIPTLQSIPVVKEYADVFPDELPEDEHVDHLRAVLQTLGDNKLYAKFSKCEFWLKSVAFLGYIVSDGGIKVDTQKIEADKSWRRPTTPIEIRSFLGLAGYYQIRRGFFFSFSTINEVDVENN; from the exons atgatcgcaaaagggtgcatttatcatattgtgcgagttagagatgtggATGcagagatacctacacttcagtctattccagtagtaaAAGAGTACGCGGATGTATTCCCagatgaacttccag aggatgagcatgtggaccacttgcgagcggtactccaaaccctcggTGATAATaaattgtatgctaagttttctaagtgtgagttctggttgaagtctgtagcattcttggggtacATTGTATCTgatggaggtataaaggtagacactcagaagattgaggctgatAAATCCTGGcgtagacctaccactccgatagagattcgtagctttctaggcttagcaggatactaccagaTTCGTAGGggatttttcttctctttcagcaccattaacGAAGTTGACGTAGAAaacaactaa